From Haemorhous mexicanus isolate bHaeMex1 chromosome 2, bHaeMex1.pri, whole genome shotgun sequence, the proteins below share one genomic window:
- the LOC132323110 gene encoding cell surface glycoprotein CD200 receptor 1-A-like isoform X1, with the protein MKAGTNMMIAGKIVYVFVLLILTMVMRLAGNSSSVLVMTVGNSSVLTCPVKGNLTMLTWRITPTAGGLCTLVYRVDKNATHRTTCSDNIDWTFRAGLPPALEIQQVGIAQEGNYTCEMVSTEGNFHISHYLTVLAPPRLSLSCDEQGSPVCEAVAGKPPAQLSWVPEGSSTAEEKCHDNGTVTVLSKFTACSTNVTNVTICMVSHPAGNWSQSIACCPSEKISTNVFLYACIITCILIIITLLAVIYYFKLHSDRPCHKTKPPDIAPIHSQQDDTMEVEPYTTYVQKENVIYNSMSDLTVGQNLPQDLCSGT; encoded by the exons ggAACAGCTCCTCAGTGTTAGTGATGACTGTAGGTAACAGCTCTGTTCTCACCTGCCCTGTCAAAGGAAATCTAACTATGCTAACATGGAGGATAACCCCCACGGCTGGAGGCCTGTGCACCTTGGTATACAGGGTTGATAAGAACGCGACACACAGAACAACCTGCAGTGACAACATAGACTGGACATTCAGAGCAGGTCTGCCTCCTGCCCTTGAGATACAGCAAGTGGGAATAGCCCAGGAGGGAAATTACACCTGTGAAATGGTATCAACAGAAGGGAATTTCCACATAAGCCACTACCTGACTGTGCTGG CTCCCCCAAGGCTGAGCCTGTCCTGTGATGAGCAGGGCAGCCCCGTGTGCGAGGCAGTGGCGGGGAAGCCGCCAGCTCAGCTCTCGTGGGTGCCAGAGGGCAGCTCCACTGCAGAGGAGAAGTGCCACGACAATGGGACAGTGACTGTCCTCAGCAAGTTCACAGCGTGTAGCACCAATGTCACCAACGTGACCATCTGCATGGTGTCCCACCCAGCTGGGAACTGGAGCCAGTCCATAGcctgctgtccctcag AGAAAATCAGCACCAACGTTTTCCTATATGCCTGCATCATTACTTGTATTCTCATCATTATCACCTTGCTGGCTGTCATTTACTATTTCAAGCTCCACAGTGATAG accatgccacaaaaccaaacctccTGACATCGCTCCTATACATTCCCAACAG GATGACACAATGGAAGTGGAACCTTATACTACTTAtgtgcagaaggaaaatgtaatttaCAACTCAATGTCTGATCTGACAGTGGGGCAGAATCTTCCACAAGACCTGTGTTCAGGAACATGA